In Nitrospirota bacterium, the DNA window GCCAGCCCCCTTTTCCTTAAAGACCAGTCCCCTTCTGAAAAATGGGGACGGTCTTTAAAAAGGGAGGCTTGGTGTAAGAAGAGAGGCTGGCCTCCCGAGTCTGACAGATAAGAAAGGGACCGGTCTCTAAAAGGGGACTGGTCCCCCTCAGATGTCGAGGTTTCTGGCCTCCAGGGCGTGCTTGGTGATGAACTCCTTGCGGGGCTCCACGGCGTCGCCCATGAGGACGGTGAACATGTCGTCGGCCTGCATGGAGTCCTCCACGGCCACCTGCCGGAGGGTGCGGCGCTCGGGGTCCATGGTGGTATCCCAGAGCTGCTGGGGGTTCATCTCGCCCAGGCCCTTGTAGCGCTGTATGGTAAGGCCCTTCTTGGCCACCTGAAGGACGAAGTCCAGGAGCTCCCCGCTGCCAGCCACCTCGCTCTCCACGGCCTTGACCCGCACGAAATAGGGCGGGCGGCCCAGGTCGCGCACCCCCTCGTAGAGCCTCCGGAGCGTGCGGTACTCGGGGCTCTTGACGAAGTCCTCCTCCAGAAGGAGGGCCTTGGTCCCCTGCCGCCGTATCTCCACCTTGTGGGACTGGTGCTCCTCGTCAAAGCCGACCTCGCCCACGGTGGCCTCCGGGATGTGCTCCCTGACGGCGCCGAGGACCTGCTCGAGCTTCCCGTGGTCCTTCAGAAGGTCGGGGTCCACGTCCTCGCCGAGGAGCAGCCGCACCAGGGCGGGGTCGTAGCGGCGCATGACGAACCAGTCCATGAGCTTCTCGAACTCGCTCAGCCTCTTGAGGAAGGGCACCACGGCCTTCCCCCGGGCGGGCTGGCCCTTGAGCGAAAGCTCGATGTCCTCGGAGGCAAGCTCAAAGAGCATCTGCATCAGCTCGGCGTCGTTCTGGATGTAGCGGTCCGTCTTCCCGCGCCTCACCCGGTACAGCGGGGGCTGCGCTATGTAGAGGTAGCCCTGCTCGATGAGATCGGACATCTGCCTGTAGAAGAAGGTCAGCAGAAGCGTGCGGATGTGGGCGCCGTCCACGTCGGCGTCGGTCATGAGGACCACCCTGTGGTAGCGGGCCTTCGTGATGTCGAACTCCCCGGGGCCGATGCCGGTGCCCAGGGCGGAGATGAGGACCCGTATCTCCTCGGAGGAGAGCATCTTGTCGAAGCGGGCCTTCTCCACGTTGAGGATCTTCCCCCTCAAGGGGAGGATGGCCTGGTTCCTGCGGTCCCGGCCCTGCTTGGCCGAGCCTCCGGCGGAATCGCCCTCCACGATGAACAGCTCGCTCTGGGCGGGGTCCTTCTCGGAACAGTCCGCGAGTTTGCCCGGAAGGCCGGTGTCCTCCAGGGGGCTTTTCCTGCGGGTCAGCTCCCGGGCCTTGCGGGCCGCCTCCCGGGCGCGGGCGGCCTGCACCGCCTTGTCCACGATCTTCTTGGCCACCGCGGGGTTTTCCTCCAGGTACTGGCCCAGGGCGTCGTTGACGATGCCCTCCACTATCCACTTGGCCTCGCTGTTGCCGAGCTTCATCTTGGTCTGCCCCTCGAACTGGGGGTTGGGCAGCTTCACGCTCACCACCGCCGTCAGCCCCTCGCGGATGTCGTCCCCGGTGGGGCTTTCCTTGACCTTCATGCCCGAGGCGTAGCTGTTGATGGTGCGCGTGAGGGCCGACTTGAAGCCCACCAGGTGGGAGCCGCCCTCGCGGGTGTTTATGTTGTTGGCGTAGGTGTAGATGTTCTCGTTATAGCTGTCGGTGTACTGAAGGGCCACCTCCACGCTCACCCCCTCGCGCTCGCCCTCGATGTAGATGGGCTTGGGGTGCAGCGTGTTCTTGTTCTTGTTGTGGTGCTCCACGAAGCTCACGATGCCGCCCTTGTAGAGGAACTCCTGCTTGCGGCCGCCTATCTCGTCGTTGATGCTTATGCGGAGGCCGCTGTTCAGGAAAGCCAGCTCCCGCAGGCGGTGGCTCAGGACCTCGTAGCTCATCTCAGTGGTCTCGAAAACCTGGGGGTCGGCCTTGAAGGTTATCTTGGTGCCCCGGCGGCGCGACTTGCCCACGGCCTCCAGGGGGCCGGCGGGCACCCCGCGCTCGAAGCGCTGCTGCCAGAGGACGCCGTCCTGGCGGATTTCC includes these proteins:
- the gyrB gene encoding DNA topoisomerase (ATP-hydrolyzing) subunit B, with the protein product MKKNPTTKESIYGAESIKILKGLSAVRKRPAMYIGSTSVDGLHHLLYEVVDNSVDEALAGYCDRIEVILHPDGSVTVEDNGRGIPTGPHPGDPKGRSAAEIVLTELHAGGKFEATAYKISGGLHGVGVSVVNALSEWLEVEIRQDGVLWQQRFERGVPAGPLEAVGKSRRRGTKITFKADPQVFETTEMSYEVLSHRLRELAFLNSGLRISINDEIGGRKQEFLYKGGIVSFVEHHNKNKNTLHPKPIYIEGEREGVSVEVALQYTDSYNENIYTYANNINTREGGSHLVGFKSALTRTINSYASGMKVKESPTGDDIREGLTAVVSVKLPNPQFEGQTKMKLGNSEAKWIVEGIVNDALGQYLEENPAVAKKIVDKAVQAARAREAARKARELTRRKSPLEDTGLPGKLADCSEKDPAQSELFIVEGDSAGGSAKQGRDRRNQAILPLRGKILNVEKARFDKMLSSEEIRVLISALGTGIGPGEFDITKARYHRVVLMTDADVDGAHIRTLLLTFFYRQMSDLIEQGYLYIAQPPLYRVRRGKTDRYIQNDAELMQMLFELASEDIELSLKGQPARGKAVVPFLKRLSEFEKLMDWFVMRRYDPALVRLLLGEDVDPDLLKDHGKLEQVLGAVREHIPEATVGEVGFDEEHQSHKVEIRRQGTKALLLEEDFVKSPEYRTLRRLYEGVRDLGRPPYFVRVKAVESEVAGSGELLDFVLQVAKKGLTIQRYKGLGEMNPQQLWDTTMDPERRTLRQVAVEDSMQADDMFTVLMGDAVEPRKEFITKHALEARNLDI